Below is a window of Brassica napus cultivar Da-Ae chromosome A5, Da-Ae, whole genome shotgun sequence DNA.
CTCTTAAACTTCTTAGCTAAGAGCATTTCCATTAGTGAACCCTCTCTTGGGATtcaagtttataattttttattattactttttttgtttgatttaaaaaaaaataataattaaaccaATCGTGAGCTATCACGCACGTGTCGTGGAGCCAGCAAAACAGTGATGAACTCGCCGGACGCATGTACACTGGGGAGAGTTGGAGAGAGACAGGTTCATCACTgtacattattttaatatatttttttggaatcTGTGTGAATCCCCCATAAGTTCATTGATGGGATGCTCTAAGAATTCGATTTGCTGAACCTCTTAACTATTCGCGAGTCCCACTGATACTTGGCGACCCGCaattggttagttttttttttctaaatccaaaaaaaataataaaataagcaCAAATACTATTTCTAGGAATTTGTACCTTGAGTATCACCATTACTGATGCCCTTGTATTTTTAAGGAcagaacttaggttcaccccctagggtgaacctttaaattcaccccaTCATTTATAACCAATCAAATTTTCacttagattattaattaaaaaacattaaaataaacaaaaaatagctacaaaaaataaaaatgctaattttaacgacgttAACGCTTCCAGcgaatccctaaaccctaaattttaaattctaaaccctataccctaaattctaaacccaaatccaaacccctaaacccaaaccttataccctaaaccctaatcctagaccctaaacccaaactatataccctaaaccctaattctagactctaaacccaaattatataccttaaacccaaaaaatagactataaacctaaaccctatatccaagtcttagaccctaaacctaaaccgtaaaccttaacccaaaccctatagcatctaagtttggggtttgggtttagaatttaccGGTTGGATTTTAGGTCTaagatttggatttagggtataggttttgggtttaggatttacggtttgggtttaggatttaccgtttggacttatggttaaagttttgggtttagggtctataatttgggtttaaggtttacggtttgggtttagggtttaggacttgggtttagggtatagagtataggtttatagtctagtttttgggtttagggtatagagtttgggtttagggtctaggattaaggtttagggtatagagtttgggtttaggggtctaggattagggtttagggtatagagtttgggtttaggggtttggatttaggtttagaatttagggtatagggtttagaatttaaaatttagggtttaggattcgCTGGAAACGTTACCGTCgctaaaattatcatttttattttatatagctattttttgttcattttaatgttttttaattaataatctaagtGGAAATTTGATTGGTTATAAATGGtggggtgaatttaaaggttcaccctagggggtgaacctaagttctgTCCTATTTTTAACGACCTTTTCctgtatacttttttttttaaagaaacttCCGATTAATTTGGATTATTTCTGTATCAATGTTAGTttctattttctaaaatttatattgtCCGATATATAGAAATAGACCGACTATCTGTTTAATTGACACATGTTTTACCATTTGATCACCCTCAACATTTGTGGTAAGCTAGCTACTAAGCTGTTAAGTTTTGTATAACGTTTTGATGAATCTATATGATACTTTTCGCATTGTATATGAATCACTGaactagaaaaaatttaaatttgatgcATACATAATATTATCATCTTCAGACATGTGTTAGTAAGTAGCTTTGTAAGGAAACATAAAActgttttgtaaaattaaaacacATCTAAAGATACCACTTGTTTATGAAATATCAGCTCAAAAGATTATTCGAAGGACATGACCCCCAagttaaattaaagaaaaacacacaccaaccaaaaaaaatgaaaagagacATTGCATGTAGCTTATTTAGTCACCTCCTTTTCTTTTGCCTATATCCTTCCAATCAGTAAAACTCAAACCTCATATTGAtgctaaaaataagaaaatcaaCAATATTAGAAACCTTCAACGTTGTTTTCTATAACCTTTGAAGCATTCCCCTATTCAATCTCTCCATCAAAAACATAGAAACAATCCGATCATTTGTTTCTGCTTCTTCAACAAAGATACGTCACGAtgcttcctttcttcttcttcctcttgttaTCGTTCTCAATCTCTCAAGCTCTCCCTCCTCCTCGAGGTATGATTCTTGATTCAATGCgaaattttttcatatattcatCTGAACGTTCGTTTTTCTATGCTAAACATCGTTATAAATCCCCTAATACGTCACCTTTCCATCTCACATTGAAGGTTTTTACTTAAACTGTGGATCACCTTCCACAACCAAACTCAACGACATAAACTACACATCGGACAGAGGATTCATCAACGTAGGCAACACGACGACAATAAAACAAAAGGACCTTCTTCCAATCCTCTCAACACTGCGTTACTTCCCGGACAAGTCATCACGAAAACACTGTTACAACTTCCCCGTCGCCAGGAACTCAAAGTACCTCATCCGAACCACTTACTACTACGGCAACTTCGACGGCAAAAACAGCCCGCCAGTGTTCGACCAGATCATTGGAGGTACAAAATGGAGCGTTGTGAATACATCTGAGGATTACTCCAAGGGTCAGAGTTCTTACTACGAGATCGTTGTTGGTGTTCCTGGGAGGACACTTAGTGTTTGTCTAGCCAAGAACGCAAATACACTTTCCTCACCTTTTATATCGGCTTTAGATGTGCAATCTCTTGAGGATACAATGTATAATTCAACTGATCTTGGGTTATACAAGCTCAGCCTCATCGCTAGGAACAGCTTTGGAGTAGATGGAGAGATGATTAGGTAATAATCATTGTTTCATGATcttacattttcattttttaaaaacctcACTTGTAATGATATGTTATGTAACATGTTCAAAAACTAGCTATCCAGATGATAAATACAACCGTCTATGGCAACCGTTCTCTGACAAGAAACATCAGTCAGTGACTTCTCAAAGCAGTGTTAACCCATCAGACTTCTGGAACATTCCACCGGCTAAAGCTTTTGTGGAAGGCTTCACAGTGACTAAAGGGAAGGCTCTAGAGCTTAAATGGCCGCCGTTTCCTCTTCCGGCCACAAAGTACTATATAGCGTTGTATTTTCAGGATGATAGGAGTCCAAGCCCCTTGAGCTGGAGAGCCTTTGGTGCATCAATCAATGGAGCTACCTTTTCAAGAAAACTCAATGTGAGCACCAATGGGGTTATGGTTTACTCAGGTCAGTGGCCATTGTCAGGTCAGACTACGATCACGTTGACTACTGCTAAAGGTTCACCGATGGGAGCAGTGATCAATGCTGGAGAAGTGTTTCAGGTTATTCCCATAGGTGGAGCCACTAATATAAGCGATGGTAATGTACATGTTCCACTTCTGCTTTCATGTCTTTTCTGTATTATGAAGCTATTGGAAACAATAAAATTGTTCTGCAGTAACTGCGTTGGAAGATTTGTTAGAGAGCATCGATGAGCCTCCTGTAGATTGGTCCGGTGATCCATGCCTTCCTCTTGTCAACTCGTGGACTGGTGTAACTTGCTCCAAAGAAAAAATCACCAAAGTGATTTCTctgtaagaaaaaaacaacttaATACTCTTAAGACAAGCTTCTGTAAACTACATCAAGAAGAACCACTGATCTATGATTTT
It encodes the following:
- the LOC106453923 gene encoding putative leucine-rich repeat receptor-like serine/threonine-protein kinase At2g14440; protein product: MLPFFFFLLLSFSISQALPPPRGFYLNCGSPSTTKLNDINYTSDRGFINVGNTTTIKQKDLLPILSTLRYFPDKSSRKHCYNFPVARNSKYLIRTTYYYGNFDGKNSPPVFDQIIGGTKWSVVNTSEDYSKGQSSYYEIVVGVPGRTLSVCLAKNANTLSSPFISALDVQSLEDTMYNSTDLGLYKLSLIARNSFGVDGEMISYPDDKYNRLWQPFSDKKHQSVTSQSSVNPSDFWNIPPAKAFVEGFTVTKGKALELKWPPFPLPATKYYIALYFQDDRSPSPLSWRAFGASINGATFSRKLNVSTNGVMVYSGQWPLSGQTTITLTTAKGSPMGAVINAGEVFQVIPIGGATNISDVTALEDLLESIDEPPVDWSGDPCLPLVNSWTGVTCSKEKITKVISLNLTNRGLAGSLPPSISNMTALKDLWLGKNKLTGPIPDLSPMTRLETLHLEDNQFNGSIPESLAQLPNLRILSIKNNKLQGTIPSALLQRKGLTIQASPENMPSTNNTGPS